A genomic stretch from Flavobacteriales bacterium includes:
- a CDS encoding response regulator: MAKKKLLIYDDELDILEVMKIMLSKEYDVVTRSNVTDVIGEVLDVNPDLILMDIWIPEIGGDKAVASLKNDERTQGIPIVYFSANTEIERYARESGADGFISKPFDMKKVKECLTRLIENSQN, from the coding sequence GTGGCTAAAAAGAAATTACTGATCTACGATGATGAATTGGACATCTTGGAAGTGATGAAGATCATGCTGTCCAAAGAATATGATGTAGTCACCCGGAGCAATGTGACCGATGTCATCGGTGAAGTGCTCGATGTGAACCCAGACTTGATCCTCATGGATATCTGGATTCCAGAGATTGGGGGAGATAAAGCGGTGGCCTCACTCAAGAATGATGAACGCACCCAAGGTATACCCATCGTATACTTCAGTGCTAATACAGAAATAGAGCGCTACGCCCGAGAATCTGGCGCGGATGGGTTTATATCCAAGCCCTTTGATATGAAAAAAGTCAAAGAATGCCTGACCCGCTTGATAGAGAATAGTCA